TACAACCCGTTCTTTATCATTCTGAGCCTGATGGATATCGTCGGCGCGATTATCCTTTGGACGTTCGTCAAAGCGCGCGTGGCGGATAACCTGGCCGCGAAGCCTGTTACCGTCTGATCGATCCCCTGATTTTCTCCGGCAAAAGTAAAGCGTGATAAAAATCACGCTTTACTACCATTCTAGTTAATGTAGTCACCAAAAGCTGTCGTAAATCATAAAGCGTACCGGTGTGAAGCGTAAGCTTTATACAAATTTCTTTATTTATCAAATGAGTCACGACCATGGAAAATACGCTGCTTCACGCCCACGCCATTCTCCCTGCCTATCACCGCGACGCGCTGGTTGCCCGCATTGTGCATCTTGGTTTTGGCGCGTTTCACCGCGCGCACCAGGGCGTTTACGCCGATATTCTTGCCGCCGAGCACGGCAGCGACTGGGGCTACTGTGAAATTAACCTGATTGGCGGCGAGCAGCAGATCGCCGATATCCGCCGTCAGGATAATCTCTATACCGTGGCGGAGATGTCCGCCGACGCCTGGCGCGCCCGCGTGGTGGGCGTAGTGAAAAACGCGCTCCATGCGCAGGTGGATGGCCTGGAGGCGGTCTTCGCCGCGCTGTGTGAGCCGCAGGTGGCGATTGTCTCGCTCACCATTACTGAAAAAGGCTACTGCCATTCCCCCGCGACGGGCGAGCTGATGTTAGATCATCCGCTTATCGCCGCCGATCTCGCGCACCCTAAAGCGCCGTCATCCGCCGTTGGGGTGATTGTGGAGGCTCTGGCGCGCCGTAAAGCTGCCGGGCTTGCGGGTTTCAGCGTGATGTCCTGCGATAACATGCCGGAAAACGGGCATGTGACCCGCAACGTCGTGATGGCGTTCGCCTGCGCCGTAAATACCGAACTGGCGGCATGGATCGAGGAGAACGTGACGTTCCCGTCCACGATGGTGGACCGGATTGTGCCAGCGGTGACGCCGGAAACGCTCGATAAAATCGAACAGCTGACCGGCGTGCGCGACCCGGCGGGTGTGGCCTGCGAGCCGTTTCGCCAGTGGGTGATTGAGGATAATTTTGTGGCGGGCCGCCCGGCGTGGGAAAAGGCGGGCGCAGAGCTGGTATGCGATGTGGTGCCGTTTGAGGAGATGAAGCTGCGTATGCTGAATGGCAGCCACTCGTTTCTGGCGTATCTTGGCTATCTGGCGGGGTATCAGCACATAAACGATTGCATGGAAGATACGAATTATCGCCGTGCCGCGCAGGCGTTGATGCTAAACGAACAGGCACCGACGCTCCGCGTGCAGGGTGTGGACCTGGCGCGTTACGCGGATCGGCTGATTGAGCGCTACAGCAACCCGGCGCTGCGTCATCGCACCTGGCAAATCGCGATGGACGGCAGCCAGAAACTGCCGCAGCGCTGGCTCGATTCGTTACGCTGGCATCAGGCGCACGACAGCGCAGCGCCGCTGCTGACGCTCGGCGTGGCGGGCTGGATGCGCTACGTGAGCGGCGTGGATGAGCAGGGCAATGCGATTGAGGTGTGCGATCCGCTGTTAAACGTGATTCAGGAGGCAGTGCGCACCAGCGAAGAGGGTGACGCGCGGGTAAAAGCGCTGCTTAGCATTCGTGAAATTTTTGGCGACGATCTTCCGGCGCGTCCGGAGTTTGTGGCGCAGGTGACGGAGGCGTATAAGCTTCTTCTCGATAACGGTGCCAGAGCGACCGTGGCGCAGTATGTGAAAGCGGTGTGTTGATGGGGTATTAAAGGTGGTGGGTATTGGTGGGTGCGCTTCGCTTACCCACCCTACGAAAACCCATCGCGTTTGTTATTTGTAGGGCGGGTAAGCGGAGCGCACCCGCCGTTCACCAGCATCGGCACCCGCCGTCCAACAATACCCGCCCGACAACTATTAATGCAGGCCCAAACGAATCAACTCGACCGGCTCGAATTTCCCTTCGCAACCTTCCACTTCGACGGTACGGCCACGGCGAATTTGTTCCGGCGTCATGCCGTCGCCGTGAATCGCTTTAATCACGCCGGTCTGCCCGGTGGTGCTGATCATGACACGGCTGCCGGTGGTAATCGCGTTACGGTTGCGATCGTAGGTCATCATGGTGATATCTCCTCTGAATAGTTGGGAATGATCCAGACGAGCCCCATTTTAAAAATCACGACCTGAAAAACGTTAATCTCGATCAAAAACAGGGCATTTGTGTGATGAATGTCACTGTCCGTAACTATTCGCCCGCGGGCGCGTTACGTACGATCTTCCCGCTCGCGATATCAATATCGATATTCGCCACCACCGGTGCGACTTCAGGGTCGGCCGCGCCGCGACAACCCTCGCGGGTATGATCTTCACGCACCAGCAAACGGTAAATACCGCCGTCCTGCGCGTTCTCATAGAAAATACACTGGCCGTTGGGGTTGAGCTGCAACGAGACGGTGCGGGTCACGCGGGCAAGCGCGCTGGCGCTGATATCCTCGCGCCATGTCTCGCCCGCGTCGGTGGCGTGCAGGGCCGCCGATTCTAGCCAGCCTTTCACAATTCGCCCGTCCTTGCCGTACCATGTCGCCTCGCTGAACCCGCGCAGCGTGCGGTTCACGCTCACCGTATCGCCCGCCACCAGAAACACCTGCTGGCTGCGGCACTGCGCGTCGGGAGCGGTGTAAAAGAAATGTCGTCCGCTGCCGGTGACTTCGTAGCGGTTCGCGGTCTCCGGGGTATCCTGTACACCGTCCAGTTCCCGCAGGCGAGCGGCGCAGACGCCTTCCGGCTTAAGGATTTCCTGCTGCGCGTTAAGCGCCGCGGTTTCCATCCAGCCGGTCGCCACGCGGCCTTTGCTGTCGCGATAACTCACCCAGGCGAACGGGCGCGTTTTATCATCCGCGTTCTGGCTGTCGCTTTGGGAAAGACGAAACACCTGCACGGCGTCGCCCGGCAACAGAAACGCGTCAAGGCGGCATTCCGGCGAGGGCGCGGAATAAAAATGCGCGCGCGGCGTGGCGGTGACGGTACTCGCCGACCACGTAAAATCCGCGGCGGCCGTGGCGTTCGCCTCGCTCTGGAGACAATCGGCCAGCAGCGGTGAAGAGAAAAGGGTGCAGCCCATAAGCAGTAATGCGCGCATTACATATCCATCCCTGAGTCGGTTAACAACGCCGCGCGGTTACTCTTCGGTGAACCAGTCGCGGTTTTCCTGACGGATCAGCAATACCGATTCGCTGATCTCCTGCAAGTGCAGGCGCATGGCGTCGTCGGCGGCTTGCGGGTCGCGGCGCTCCAGCGCGTGAAAGATATCGTTATGCTGGCGCAGCAGCATTTCCGGCGGGGAGACGTGATCGAGGCTCATATAGCGCACCCGGTCGATGGTCGCTTTGATGTTTTCCACGGTGTCCCAGGCGAGCTGGCAGTCGGCGACCTGCGTCAGGCGGTGGTGAAATTCGTCGTCAAGCTGAAAAAAATCGCTTAGCTGCTTGCGGTCGATGGCCGTGCGCTGCTGATTAAGGTTTTGCTCAAGCTGATAGAGATCCGCGTCGGTCACCATGCCCGCCGCCCGTTGCACCACGGCCCGCTCAATGGCCTGGCGCACAAAGCAGCCGTTGCGCACCTGGCGCAGCGAAATCTTATTCACAAAACTGCCGCGCTGCGGGCGGATCTGAATCAACCCGTTTTCGGCAAGCTTGATAAACGCCTCACGCACCGGCTGGCGCGACACGTCAAAGCGCACCGAGACTTCCTTTTCAGAAAGCGGCGTGCCCGGCGGGATCAAACAGTGCACGATATCGCGGCGCAGGATGCGGTAAATCTGTTGGCTCACCGGCTGGGTCGGGTTGAGCGGAGTTTCAGCGGCCATTCTTTTGTCTTTATTTGCGGGTAACTGCGGCAATTTAACATTAATTGCCCACCCCGCCCAGCGTGGACGGGGTACGGGCAGAGGAGCATTACTGGCGATGCACGCTAAGCCCGGCGAAGCTCTGGCTGACCGGCATCATCTCGACGGTGTTGATATTGACATGCGGCGGGAGCGTCGCCACCCACCAGACCGCTTCGGTCACATCGTCCGGCGTCAGTGCGGTGGTATTTTCGTAGGTTTTGCCCGCTTTATCGTCGTCGCCTTTAAAACGCACGTTCGAGAATTCGGTGCCGCCCACGAGGCCCGGCTCGATATCCGTCACGCGCACGGCGGTGCCGTGTAGATCGGTGCGCAGGTTAAGGCTGAACTGGCGCACAAACGCTTTGGTCGCGCCATAGACGTTGCCGCCCGCGTAAGGCCAGCTGCCTGCCGTGGAGCCGATGTTAATGACGTGACCGCGGTTACGCTCAACCATGCCGGGCAGCACTGCGCGGGTCATATAGACCAGGCCTTTATTGTTGGTGTCTATCATGTTTTCCCAGTCTTCGACGCTCGCTTTATGCGCAGGCTCCAGCCCCAGCGCCAGCCCGGCGTTGTTGACCAGCACGTCGATATCGCGCCACTCCAGCGGCAGGCTGCTGATGGCCTCTTCGATCGCCGCGCGATTGCGCACGTCCAGTTGCAGCGTCAGGACGCTTTCGCCAAGTTCATCCTTCAGCGCGTCGAGGCGCGCCTGGCGGCGGCCTGTCGCGATGACTTTATGACCGTTCTTCACAAACCGGCGGGTAATGGCTTCGCCAAACCCGGCCGTCGCACCGGTAACCAGAATAATCATCTCGCTGTTCCTCAAGGCTTTTTCAGAGCAGTTACCTTAGCACGCCCGGCGCGCCCTGTGGAATATCACTTCCTGATGGGTTGCGGCGCGAAACCATTGCCGTTTGCGGCGAGGCTGCATAAGCTGTGATTTTACCATCACGCTTTTGCGGAGATCCTCATGCCGGTAACGACCCCTTTTTCATCAGCCAGTACGCTGCCTTACGAGGCGCCGCCGTTCGACGCGATAACCGATAACGACTACCGCCCGGCCTTTGACGAGGCGGTGCGCCAGAAGCGCGCCGAGGTGGAGGCGATCGCCTCCGACCCCGCCGCGCCGGCGTTTGAAAACACGTATCTGGCGCTTGAGCGCAGCGGTGCGATGCTCGCGCGCGTCACCAGCGTCTTTTTCGCGATGACCTCCGCGCACACCAATGATTATCTGCAGACGCTGGATGAAGAATTCTCCACGGAGCTTGCGGCGCTGTCCGATGATATTCACTTTAATGAAACCCTATTCGCGCGGCTCAACACCGTTTATGAGCAGCGCGACGCGCTGGGGCTGGATGAGGAATCGCGCCGTCTGGTGGAGGTCGTCTGGCAGCAGTTTATGCTTGCGGGCGCGACGCTTGGCGCGGAGCAAAAAGCACAGCTTAAAGCGCTTAACCGCGAGGCCGCGCAGCTCACAAGCCAGTTTAACCAGCGTCTGCTGGCGGCGGATAAAGCGGGCGGACTGCTGGTGTCATCCCGCGAGGCGCTGGCAGGGCTGAGTGAAGCCGAGGTTGCCGCCGCCGCGCAGGCCGCGCGTGAAAAAGGGCAGGAAGGACGCTGGCTTATCGCGCTGCTGAACACCACGCAGCAGCCCGCGTTACAGTCGCTGGAGTGTCGCGAGACACGCGAGGCCCTTTTTAAAGCGGGCTGGCACCGCACCGAAAAAGGCGACGCCAACGACACCCGCGCGCTGGTGTTGCGTCTGGCGCAACTGCGCGCGCAGCAGGCGGCGCTGCTCGGCTTTAAGGATTTCGCCTCCTGGACTATCGCCGATCAAATGGCCAAAACGCCGGAGGCGGCGCTGCGCTTTATGCGCGATATCGTGCCGGCGGCGACGGCGCGCGCCAATCGGGAGCTTGCCGATATTCAGCAGGTGATTGACCGCGAGAACGGCGGTTTTCAGGCCGAAGCCTGGGACTGGGCGTTTTATGCCGAACAGGTGCGGCGCGAGAAATACGCGCTCGACGACGCGCAGATCAAACCGTATTTCGAGCTGGATAATGTGCTTATTCACGGCGTCTTTTACGCCGCCAGCACGCTGTTCGGGCTTCGTTTCCAGGAACGTACCGACATTCCGGTTTATCACCCGGATGTCCGCGTCTGGGAAATTTTCGATAAAGACGGCAGCGGGCTTGCGCTGTTTTACGGCGATTTCTTCGCCCGCGACAGCAAGAGCGGCGGCGCATGGATGGGCAATTTCGTCGATCAGTCCACGCTCACCGGCCACAGGCCGGTTATCTACAATGTCTGTAACTACCTGAAGCCCGCCGCCGGGCAGCCTGCGCTCATCTCCTGGGATGACGTTATCACGCTGTTCCATGAGTTTGGCCATACGCTGCACGGTCTTTTCGCCAGCCAGCGCTACGCGACACTCTCCGGCACCAACACGCCGCGTGATTTCGTGGAGTTCCCGTCGCAAATCAACGAACACTGGGCGAGCCACCCGGACGTTTTCGCGAACTTTGCGCGCCATTACCAGACCGGCGAGCCGATGCCGGACGCGCTTCGCGAAAAACTCTTCCGCGCGGCGCGCTTTAACAAAGGCTACGACATGACCGAGCTGTTAGCCGCGGCGTTGCTCGATCAGCACTGGCACAGCCTGACGCCGCAATCCACCCCCGAGGATGTGACCGCGTTTGAAGCAGCGGCGCTTTCGCAGGAGCACATCGCGCTGCGTGCCGTCCCGCCGCGCTACCGGAGCAGCTATTTCGCCCACATCTTTGGCGGCGGCTACGCAGCGGGCTACTACGCCTATCTCTGGACACAAATGCTCGCGGACGACGGCTATCAGTGGTTTGTGGAGCAGGGCGGCTTGAGTGCGCAAAACGGCGCGCGCTTTCGCGACGCCATTCTTTCGCGCGGCAACAGTCGCGATCTCGAAGCGTTATGGCTCGCCTGGCGCGGCCACGCCCCACGCATCGAGCCGATGCTGGAAAACCGTGGCTTAACGGAATAAACCCACGTTTAGGTGACGTTGAACCTGCGCATGGCATGATGCAGAAATAAGCGTGATGTTGAGCGCAGGACAAAAACAATCCATGCAAGCCTTACCGTCAGTTCACGCTGGCGGTATTTTTTTGCCTTTCGTTCAGTCATCCCATTTATTGCTGCAATACGCGGCAAGAAACCCCACCAGCAAGACAATTCCCGGCATACAGATAAAGAGATCCGCAGCTCCCGGCATCACGACTCCCGCCTTTAGTCACACCCTTCTTTAACAAAGCCCTTAACGTATGACGTAAAGACGACAGCGGGATAATAGTTTGGCGACAGACGCGCTTAGCGGGCGTTTTCGCAGAGCGGCTCGTCGGGAAGGTTGGCGGCGTCAGGTAGCTCAGGCGGCGTTGCGAAACCGGGTCCGGCGCTGAACAGCGGCATACCGTCAAGCTGCCACTGCTGCCAGAGCGTGAGCTGGGCGGGTGTGAGCGGCACATCGCTGTAAATCAGATAGTGATCGGCGGCGAACTGCGTGAGATCGGGCAGCGATACGGGCTGTTGCATCACATCGATACGAAACCCTTCACCGGAAAAGCGGATCGCTTCCAGCCAGACGTTCAGCGGATCGTGGCTGTTCATCGCTATCACCACCAGCCCGGACGCCGGACGCTTGCGCAACGACTGCATCAGAAAGGTGGCGTATTCGATAATCAGCGTGTCGAAGCGCGCGCGGCGCGTTAACTGCGCGCTGGCGTGACCGTGGCTCAGCCACAGGCGCAGGGGCAGCACGACCTTATCCAGCAGCATCGCAGCGGGCAGTTCGCGGCCCATTTTGAGCAGGAACGCACGGCCCTTTTCGAGGCAGGGTTTCTCAAGCGTGGCGAGCAGTTGCTCCTGCCACACTTCCCACTGGCTGATCTGGGTCGTCTGTTCACCCTTCAGAATGCGGGCGACTTCATCCAGCGGCAGGCCGCGGTCGAGCCATTTCAGGATGGCGTGAATGCGCATCAGATGACTGTAGTCAAAATAGCGTCTGCCGCTGTCGTCGCGTACGGGCTGCAATAATCCTGACCGCTGCCACGCGCGTAAATTAGGCATGCTGACTCCGCACTGATCGGAGAGCATTTCGATCGTGAAATGAGACATGGCGATTCCTTAATGCCAGGCTGCAATACAAAACAGGAGAGGAATGGCCCTTTCATGAGAAACGAAAAGGAAGAAGAGAACAGGGTTTACGCTAACACACTTCGTCCACCCTGCTAATCATTAATGGTGCATTATTCAATATTCATTCTGAATATGAATATGCATTAGGTAAGCTGATAATGCCGGTTCGGCAATAATTTAGCCGGTTTTTGCGGCTCGTCGTTCATTTCACGTAAGTCTATTTCAATATTATTGCAAAGCGCGTCCAGCGGCAGATCGTTATCTTCGGTGCCGAACGGATCTTCCAGCTCCTCCGCCAGCGTATCAAGCGCAATAAAGGTGTATGAAATAAATACGGACACAAACGGCGTCATAAAGTGCAGGTCAGTCACCAGCGCGAACGGCAGCATAATACAGAAGCAATAAACCGTGCGGTGCAGCATTAGCGAATAGGCGAACGGCGGCGGCGTATTGGCGATGCGCTCGCAGCCCGCCAGAACTGCCGTAAGCTGATTAATATGCTGATCGAGCGTCTGAAAGAGAATATCGGACAGCCCGTTGCGCCGTGCGGCGAGCCACTCACCCATAATAAGTAAAATCGTATTACAGGGTGAATTGCTGTTCATTACGCGCGCCATTTCACTGCGGGTGAGATACCGGTCGAGCACATTGTCGAGCTTTCTGCGCCGTAGTGTCAGGCGCAGGCAGTGGCAAAACGCCACTTCCAGATTCACCAGATGATGCAACTCCTGCGTGTTATCCGGCAGCAATGTGCGGGCGGTGCGCAGCAGTGAGCGACAGTGGATAACCAGCTGTCCCCAAATCAGGCGCGCCTCATTAAACCGGGCGAAACAAGTGCTATTGCGAAAGCCGAGGAAAATCGCAATCGCCACGCCGAGAATACTGAACGGGGCGGTGGTCAGCTTAATTCCAAGCTCCTCGTACCACGGTAAAAAGAAAATAACCGTCACGGAGAGAAGGAAATTAAGGAGTAGTCGGGTGGAAATTTTGGCTAATACGGAACCATGCCAGACAAAAAGTCGGGCGAACCAGTGCTGAGGGGGACGAACAATCATGATACTCACAAGGGGTTAACAAAAGCGCTACTTATTAAACGAGATAGCGCTTTTGTCTGCAACCTGAAAACGCAGCGTCTTACCCTAAGGGAATGAAATTGGCCTTTTCACGAGCCAGCCAGTCGCGGGACTTTCTCAGCGAACCGCCTTTGCGGAACAGCAGAAACACGTCTTGTCCCATAATCAGCACCATAAAACGGTCTTTTAACTTCATGGAGGGGCAGCAGTACCATTTCTGTTTCATTAATCACTCCTCGGCGGAAATTAAATCAACGAACGACACTTCGCAGATAAATAATAGACCTGACAGCGACCCGGAAATAATTAACGCTTTCTTTTAAGAGTTTTCTTATTAAGCGAAAGCGCAAGACGATAAAACCCTTTGGTTTTCAGGAGATAAACACACCCTGTAAAATATATTGGTACAAGCGCAGCGTTAAAATAGTTGATTGCGGCTAATGTGACTTGCGAAACGGGGATCCCTGCCTATAGTTACTTCTGCGTTCGCACTGTGGGGACGCGGTTTAAATTATCTCTGCTTATCCGAGGAGAATATTATGGGTCAACATCGTGGTGGTTCAGGTAATTTTGCTGAAGATCGTGAACGCGCTTCTGAGGCCGGTCGAAAAGGCGGGCAGAATAGCGGCGGGAATTTTAAAAATGACCGCGAGCGTGCAGCGGAAGCGGGCCGCAAAGGCGGCAAAAGCAGCAGCCGTTCCTCTTCCTGACGGACCGGCGGGCCGCATGCGCCCGGTATAACGTCCCTCCGGTATGGGTTAATGCTCATACCGGAGGTCGTTTAGCGCATGACGTAAATACCTCTTATTTATTTAATGACCTCATGAAATTACAACGCGCAGTAAAAATAACGTTGCTTCCGCTTCTTTCCTTCGCTTTTTTTGCGCAGGCAGAAAACGCCACACCGCCGGGTGCCGATAAAAGCACGACGACCCATTTACTGGAAACCGGTGCGGCCGTATTGCAAAGTAACGCTCCGTTAAAAGGATTTGATATTTATCTGGTGGGCTTTCATCCGATGAAAGAGATCCCCGAAAAACAGATGGAAGCGCACCATTATTGCCATCAGGTGAATCAGGATTTCGCCCAGTGCGTCTTATTTGACGGTAATACTGAAGACGCCAGAATGAACGGCGTGGAATATATCATCTCCGAAAAACTCTTTAATCAACTACCAGCGCAGGAAAAACACTATTGGCATCCGCACAACGGTGAAATTCTTAGCGGCCAGCTTATCGCGCCGGGGATCCCGGCTCCTGCGGAGCATCGTCTGATGCAGGAAAAAATGAACAGCTACGGCAAAACCTGGCATGTCTGGCACACCGGCGGGCCGGGCGATAAAGGCGACGCGCTGCCGCTTGGGCCGCCGATGCTCGCCTGGTCCTTCAACCGCGACGGCGAGGCGAAGCCTGAGTTGGTCAGTGAGCGCGACAAAAAGCTTGGCGTGAATACTGACGAGATCCGCCGCTCTCGCGCAGACCTTGAAAAATTCGCGAAGCCGCAAAGCGGCGTCGATGCCCTGAAAGGGCAGTTTAAAGGCGATATCAAAGATATTCCCGGCGTCGTGGACAGCAGCGCCGCGTCTGAGAAAAAATAACCCCTGTTTGTGCCTTTCGTTTTCCCCACTTCGGTGGGGATTCTTTTATTTGCTACATGAATATTTTTCAACACCCATGAAATTTCCTCGTTTGCCTGACGCGCAGTGAAATGCCATTCTCTGGACATATAGACATCCAGACGGCTAAACATTCAATTATTGAACTATCACCTGACGTGACCATCGCGGCAGGCTACGAGGAGAACACCATGCAGCGTCAACACGCCCCGTTTCGCGCCGATATCGTCGGCAGCTTTTTACGCCCGGATGCCATCAAGCAGGCCCGCCAGCAGTTTGCGGCAGGGGAGATAGACGCCGCGCACCTGCGTAAAATCGAAGATGACGCCATTCGCCACGCGGTCGAGCAGCAGTGCGCCTGCGGGCTGCATGTGGTAACTGACGGCGAATTCCGCCGCGCCTGGTGGCATCTCGATTTCTTCGGCGCGCTGCAGGGCGTTGAACTGGTGGAAGTGAATCAGGGCATTCAGTTCAACGGCATCCAGACCAAAGCCCAGAGCGTGCGTGTGACCGGTAAAGTGGCGTTTGGCGACCACCCGATGCTGGAGGATTTCCGCTTCCTGAAAAGCGTCAGCGGCAATGCCGAGCCGAAAATGACCATTCCAAGCCCGAGCGTACTGCATTTCCGCGGCGGCGCGGCGGCCATTGACCGTAACGTCTACCCGGATCTGAAAGACTACTTCGACGATCTCGCCACCACCTGGCGCGACGCCATCCGCGCCTTTTACGACGCGGGCTGCCGCTACCTGCAACTGGATGACACCGTCTGGGCGTATCTGTGCTCTGATGAGCAGCGTCGTCAAATCCGCGAGCGCGGCGACGATCCGGACGAACTGGCGCGCATTTATGCCCGCGTGCTGAACCAGGCGCTGGAGGGCAAACCAGAGGATTTAACCATCGGGCTGCACGTCTGCCGTGGGAATTTCCGCTCAAGCTGGATTGCCGAAGGCGGCTATGAGCCGGTGGCCGAAGTGCTGTTTGGTACTGTGAATATCGATGCGTTTTTCCTGGAGTATGACAACGACCGCTCTGGCGATTTCGCGCCGCTGCGCTTTATCCGTCCGGGTAAACAGCAGGTGGTGCTGGGGCTTATCACCACCAAAAACGGCGAGCTGGAGAACCCGGAGCTGATTAAAGCGCGTCTGGAAGAGGCGGCGAAATATGTCGATATCAGCCAGATTTGCTTAAGCCCGCAGTGCGGTTTCGCCTCGACGGAAGAGGGCAACAGCATCACGCCCGCCGAGCAGTGGGAAAAAGTGCGACTGGTGACGAGTGTCGCCAGCGAAGTGTGGTAAGGCGGGCATGTAGAACGGCGGGTGCGCGATGCTTACCCGCCCTACAGAAACTCTACCCTCATCGTAGGGTGGATAAGCGCAGCGCACCCACCTTGCGATTGGCGCAGTGTAATTTGTAGGGTGGGTAAGCGTAGCGCACCCACCTTTGTTTTTTTACCCTCAGCCGGGGGAGGCGATATGCAAGACCTGTGAACAGGTTCCGTTCGCCAGAACGCCGCCTTTATAGGAGAACCTTCCTCACGCGAACGTGCAAAGGGGGCTCGCCGCCGCCCCCTTTGCAATCCCGGCTCCCGGCGGAAATCGGCCCTCAGGGGCCGATTTTTTTTAGCCGGAGTAAAACCAACCTCTTTACCCTCGGTTTATTTTGAAAGGCGGGTGCGCTTTGCTTACCCGCCCTACAAAACGCCACCTTTATCGCATGGTGGGTGCGCTTTACTTACCCGTGCTACAAAAGCCATCCTTATCGTAGGGTGGGTAAGCGCAGCGCACCCACCATTTATATTGATAGCCACCGGCACACAATCTCCCTGACCATCGCAAAAATTTATTCCTGCCCCTGTTAACCATCATCTTTATTTATTTTTTCAATGCATTGCACATTTATGTCGCATCGCTGCACCACAACGAGCCTGCTTATTACCGAAATTGGGAATTATTGAATGTAATTCACAGGGTGTTTTTGAATTTTATTTTTAATATGTTGAAATGTATGAATTTTTAAAATCTGGCACTCTCTTTGCTAAATAACTTCCATCTTGTATACCAGATGGGATGCCAGTTATGTCACAGAGTTCACCACTGTTTACCCCTCTGACGCTTGCTGAGTGGCGCAGGGAATATCAGGACGATCCAACGCGCATTACGGAAATTTATTCCGCGGCTTTTACCGATGAAGAGAATAACGATCCGGCATGG
The genomic region above belongs to Cronobacter malonaticus LMG 23826 and contains:
- the dcp gene encoding peptidyl-dipeptidase Dcp is translated as MPVTTPFSSASTLPYEAPPFDAITDNDYRPAFDEAVRQKRAEVEAIASDPAAPAFENTYLALERSGAMLARVTSVFFAMTSAHTNDYLQTLDEEFSTELAALSDDIHFNETLFARLNTVYEQRDALGLDEESRRLVEVVWQQFMLAGATLGAEQKAQLKALNREAAQLTSQFNQRLLAADKAGGLLVSSREALAGLSEAEVAAAAQAAREKGQEGRWLIALLNTTQQPALQSLECRETREALFKAGWHRTEKGDANDTRALVLRLAQLRAQQAALLGFKDFASWTIADQMAKTPEAALRFMRDIVPAATARANRELADIQQVIDRENGGFQAEAWDWAFYAEQVRREKYALDDAQIKPYFELDNVLIHGVFYAASTLFGLRFQERTDIPVYHPDVRVWEIFDKDGSGLALFYGDFFARDSKSGGAWMGNFVDQSTLTGHRPVIYNVCNYLKPAAGQPALISWDDVITLFHEFGHTLHGLFASQRYATLSGTNTPRDFVEFPSQINEHWASHPDVFANFARHYQTGEPMPDALREKLFRAARFNKGYDMTELLAAALLDQHWHSLTPQSTPEDVTAFEAAALSQEHIALRAVPPRYRSSYFAHIFGGGYAAGYYAYLWTQMLADDGYQWFVEQGGLSAQNGARFRDAILSRGNSRDLEALWLAWRGHAPRIEPMLENRGLTE
- a CDS encoding mannitol dehydrogenase family protein produces the protein MENTLLHAHAILPAYHRDALVARIVHLGFGAFHRAHQGVYADILAAEHGSDWGYCEINLIGGEQQIADIRRQDNLYTVAEMSADAWRARVVGVVKNALHAQVDGLEAVFAALCEPQVAIVSLTITEKGYCHSPATGELMLDHPLIAADLAHPKAPSSAVGVIVEALARRKAAGLAGFSVMSCDNMPENGHVTRNVVMAFACAVNTELAAWIEENVTFPSTMVDRIVPAVTPETLDKIEQLTGVRDPAGVACEPFRQWVIEDNFVAGRPAWEKAGAELVCDVVPFEEMKLRMLNGSHSFLAYLGYLAGYQHINDCMEDTNYRRAAQALMLNEQAPTLRVQGVDLARYADRLIERYSNPALRHRTWQIAMDGSQKLPQRWLDSLRWHQAHDSAAPLLTLGVAGWMRYVSGVDEQGNAIEVCDPLLNVIQEAVRTSEEGDARVKALLSIREIFGDDLPARPEFVAQVTEAYKLLLDNGARATVAQYVKAVC
- a CDS encoding bestrophin family protein, with amino-acid sequence MIVRPPQHWFARLFVWHGSVLAKISTRLLLNFLLSVTVIFFLPWYEELGIKLTTAPFSILGVAIAIFLGFRNSTCFARFNEARLIWGQLVIHCRSLLRTARTLLPDNTQELHHLVNLEVAFCHCLRLTLRRRKLDNVLDRYLTRSEMARVMNSNSPCNTILLIMGEWLAARRNGLSDILFQTLDQHINQLTAVLAGCERIANTPPPFAYSLMLHRTVYCFCIMLPFALVTDLHFMTPFVSVFISYTFIALDTLAEELEDPFGTEDNDLPLDALCNNIEIDLREMNDEPQKPAKLLPNRHYQLT
- the ydfZ gene encoding putative selenium delivery protein YdfZ, with translation MMTYDRNRNAITTGSRVMISTTGQTGVIKAIHGDGMTPEQIRRGRTVEVEGCEGKFEPVELIRLGLH
- a CDS encoding general stress protein — translated: MGQHRGGSGNFAEDRERASEAGRKGGQNSGGNFKNDRERAAEAGRKGGKSSSRSSS
- the ydfG gene encoding bifunctional NADP-dependent 3-hydroxy acid dehydrogenase/3-hydroxypropionate dehydrogenase YdfG; the encoded protein is MIILVTGATAGFGEAITRRFVKNGHKVIATGRRQARLDALKDELGESVLTLQLDVRNRAAIEEAISSLPLEWRDIDVLVNNAGLALGLEPAHKASVEDWENMIDTNNKGLVYMTRAVLPGMVERNRGHVINIGSTAGSWPYAGGNVYGATKAFVRQFSLNLRTDLHGTAVRVTDIEPGLVGGTEFSNVRFKGDDDKAGKTYENTTALTPDDVTEAVWWVATLPPHVNINTVEMMPVSQSFAGLSVHRQ
- the mgtS gene encoding protein MgtS, producing MPGAADLFICMPGIVLLVGFLAAYCSNKWDD
- a CDS encoding MerR family transcriptional regulator produces the protein MSHFTIEMLSDQCGVSMPNLRAWQRSGLLQPVRDDSGRRYFDYSHLMRIHAILKWLDRGLPLDEVARILKGEQTTQISQWEVWQEQLLATLEKPCLEKGRAFLLKMGRELPAAMLLDKVVLPLRLWLSHGHASAQLTRRARFDTLIIEYATFLMQSLRKRPASGLVVIAMNSHDPLNVWLEAIRFSGEGFRIDVMQQPVSLPDLTQFAADHYLIYSDVPLTPAQLTLWQQWQLDGMPLFSAGPGFATPPELPDAANLPDEPLCENAR
- a CDS encoding GntR family transcriptional regulator, which translates into the protein MAAETPLNPTQPVSQQIYRILRRDIVHCLIPPGTPLSEKEVSVRFDVSRQPVREAFIKLAENGLIQIRPQRGSFVNKISLRQVRNGCFVRQAIERAVVQRAAGMVTDADLYQLEQNLNQQRTAIDRKQLSDFFQLDDEFHHRLTQVADCQLAWDTVENIKATIDRVRYMSLDHVSPPEMLLRQHNDIFHALERRDPQAADDAMRLHLQEISESVLLIRQENRDWFTEE